One window from the genome of Variovorax sp. PAMC26660 encodes:
- the pyrF gene encoding orotidine-5'-phosphate decarboxylase, with protein MTFLDKLAAAQQKNSSLLCVGLDPEPAKFPGGYRDDASRIYDFCARIVDATADLVIAFKPQIAYFAAHRAETQLEQLMEHMRRNAPHVPVILDAKRGDIGSTAEQYALEAFERYGADAVTLSPFMGFDSVAPYLKHEGKGAFLLCRTSNPGGADLQGQRLADIDGQPFLYEHVAKLAQGPWNLNGQLGLVVGATYPAEIERVRALAPTVPLLIPGVGAQGGDAVATVRAGWRADAPIIVNSSRAIIYASSGEDFADAAKNAARTTRDALEAAKA; from the coding sequence ATGACTTTCCTCGACAAGCTGGCCGCTGCACAGCAAAAAAACAGCTCGTTGCTCTGCGTGGGGCTCGATCCGGAGCCCGCCAAGTTCCCCGGGGGATACAGGGACGACGCCAGCCGCATCTATGACTTCTGCGCGCGCATCGTCGACGCGACGGCCGACCTGGTCATCGCCTTCAAGCCCCAGATCGCCTATTTCGCGGCCCACCGCGCCGAAACCCAGCTCGAACAACTCATGGAGCACATGCGCCGCAATGCGCCCCATGTTCCCGTGATCCTCGACGCCAAGCGCGGCGACATCGGCTCCACCGCCGAGCAGTACGCCCTCGAAGCCTTCGAGCGCTACGGCGCCGATGCGGTGACGCTGTCGCCGTTCATGGGTTTCGATTCGGTGGCGCCGTACCTCAAGCACGAAGGCAAGGGCGCCTTCCTGCTGTGCCGCACCAGCAACCCCGGCGGCGCCGACCTGCAGGGCCAGCGGCTGGCGGACATCGACGGCCAGCCTTTCCTCTACGAGCACGTCGCCAAACTGGCGCAGGGGCCGTGGAACCTCAACGGCCAGCTCGGGCTGGTGGTGGGGGCGACCTACCCTGCCGAAATCGAACGCGTGCGCGCGCTGGCGCCCACGGTGCCGCTGCTGATTCCGGGTGTCGGCGCCCAGGGCGGCGATGCGGTGGCCACGGTGCGCGCCGGGTGGCGGGCCGATGCGCCGATCATCGTGAATTCGTCGCGGGCGATCATCTATGCGTCGTCGGGTGAAGACTTCGCCGATGCAGCCAAGAACGCTGCACGCACCACGCGCGACGCCCTCGAAGCCGCCAAGGCCTGA
- a CDS encoding uracil-DNA glycosylase family protein → MNAVQTLKLDARQRAMLDEMGVKVWWPMPEVVEETPVAIETVAAVEEQAPVSERFVAEAPAPAPAPVARSAPAPAPVSGPAPAAPAVPATHGAAVLIEAPRRLYGDAVDPLASVEGGWLVVADMPPEADGRHGEPFAGDAGKLLDNMLRALKLHDGKTPVHLVRTHRGVAAGQPGSPRPMAEAFDEHAAALAPRVVLAMGPLAAQSLMQSGDPLGKLRGRVVPLASAAGAAVVATYHPAYLLRNPADKARAWADLCLAAEQHTPTPG, encoded by the coding sequence ATGAACGCGGTACAGACACTGAAGCTCGACGCCCGCCAGCGCGCGATGCTCGACGAGATGGGCGTGAAGGTCTGGTGGCCGATGCCCGAGGTGGTCGAAGAGACCCCCGTTGCTATTGAAACGGTAGCGGCTGTCGAAGAGCAGGCGCCGGTGAGCGAGCGATTCGTTGCCGAGGCGCCGGCTCCGGCGCCCGCGCCTGTCGCACGGTCGGCCCCTGCGCCCGCTCCGGTTTCAGGCCCTGCACCTGCCGCGCCTGCAGTCCCCGCAACACATGGCGCCGCCGTGCTGATCGAAGCTCCGCGCCGCCTGTACGGCGACGCGGTTGACCCCTTGGCGTCGGTGGAAGGCGGCTGGCTGGTCGTGGCCGACATGCCGCCCGAAGCCGATGGCCGCCACGGCGAGCCCTTCGCGGGCGATGCCGGCAAGCTGCTCGACAACATGCTGCGCGCCCTCAAGCTGCACGACGGCAAGACGCCGGTGCATCTGGTGCGCACCCACCGTGGCGTGGCCGCCGGCCAGCCCGGCAGCCCGCGTCCGATGGCCGAGGCTTTCGACGAACACGCTGCGGCGCTCGCGCCCCGCGTCGTGCTGGCCATGGGCCCGCTGGCCGCCCAGAGCCTCATGCAAAGCGGCGACCCGCTCGGCAAGCTGCGCGGCCGTGTCGTGCCGCTGGCGTCGGCCGCTGGCGCAGCGGTGGTGGCGACGTATCACCCGGCCTATCTGCTGCGCAACCCCGCCGACAAGGCCCGCGCATGGGCCGACCTTTGCCTCGCGGCCGAGCAGCACACACCAACGCCGGGTTGA
- the rimI gene encoding ribosomal protein S18-alanine N-acetyltransferase, which produces MSAVLQPVEARLEPLTIERIDAVCAVELTAYSHPWTRANFTDSMAVGYHCQCLLAPVSSHDLDTPVTSLGETLIGYFVAMKGVDEVHLLNITVAPAFQRQGWAPLMLEALTGWSRGEDAQWLWLEVRQSNQRALDIYVRQGFRSVGVRKGYYPAHEGKREDAVVMSLRLNETGTAWGALR; this is translated from the coding sequence ATGAGCGCCGTCCTCCAGCCCGTCGAAGCCCGCCTCGAACCGCTCACCATCGAGCGGATCGACGCTGTCTGCGCGGTCGAGCTGACGGCCTACAGCCACCCGTGGACGCGCGCCAACTTCACCGATTCCATGGCCGTCGGCTACCACTGCCAGTGCCTGCTGGCGCCGGTGTCGAGCCACGACCTGGACACGCCGGTCACCAGCCTGGGCGAAACGCTCATCGGCTATTTCGTTGCCATGAAGGGCGTGGACGAGGTGCACCTGCTCAACATCACCGTGGCGCCGGCCTTCCAGCGCCAGGGCTGGGCGCCGCTCATGCTCGAAGCGCTGACCGGCTGGTCGCGCGGCGAGGACGCGCAGTGGCTCTGGCTCGAAGTGCGCCAGAGCAACCAGCGCGCGCTCGACATCTACGTGCGCCAGGGCTTTCGCAGCGTCGGCGTGCGCAAGGGCTACTACCCGGCACATGAAGGCAAGCGCGAAGACGCGGTCGTCATGAGCCTCCGATTGAATGAAACAGGCACCGCCTGGGGAGCCTTGCGATGA
- the tsaB gene encoding tRNA (adenosine(37)-N6)-threonylcarbamoyltransferase complex dimerization subunit type 1 TsaB, translating into MSEPLKLLAFDTSTEHLSVAVRHGDRLLAHSGAGGAQASITLLPLIQQLMADAGLALAELDAIVFGRGPGSFTGLRTACSVAQGLAFGANVPLLPVDTLLAVAEEARHAFGARQVVAVLDARMDQLYAARYDFDAAGPLGGDVEPLLLSPEALDVPAGWALAGNAFASYGPRLAPATARHEVLPTATAMLRLAPALLAAGRTVPAAQAWPLYVRDKVAQTTDERAAIKAAAAAAAALVPPTHA; encoded by the coding sequence ATGTCTGAGCCGCTGAAGCTGCTGGCCTTCGACACCAGCACCGAGCACCTGTCGGTGGCCGTGCGCCACGGCGACCGGCTGCTGGCGCACAGCGGCGCCGGCGGCGCGCAGGCCTCGATCACCCTGCTCCCCCTGATCCAGCAATTGATGGCCGATGCCGGGCTGGCGCTGGCCGAACTGGACGCCATCGTCTTCGGTCGCGGCCCCGGCTCGTTCACCGGCCTGCGCACCGCCTGCTCGGTGGCGCAGGGGCTGGCCTTCGGCGCCAACGTGCCGCTGCTGCCGGTCGACACCCTGCTCGCCGTGGCCGAAGAGGCCCGCCATGCCTTCGGTGCCCGCCAGGTGGTCGCGGTGCTCGACGCCCGCATGGACCAGCTCTACGCCGCCCGCTACGACTTCGACGCCGCCGGCCCGCTGGGCGGCGACGTCGAGCCCCTGCTGCTGTCGCCCGAGGCGCTCGACGTGCCCGCCGGCTGGGCGCTGGCCGGCAACGCCTTCGCCTCCTACGGCCCTCGCCTGGCGCCGGCCACCGCGCGCCACGAGGTGCTGCCGACCGCCACCGCCATGCTGCGGCTGGCGCCCGCGCTGCTCGCGGCCGGGCGCACCGTGCCCGCAGCGCAGGCCTGGCCGCTCTACGTTCGCGATAAAGTGGCGCAAACCACCGACGAGCGCGCGGCCATCAAGGCGGCCGCCGCCGCAGCAGCAGCCCTGGTACCCCCCACCCACGCATGA
- a CDS encoding DeoR/GlpR family DNA-binding transcription regulator, whose product MLTSQRKQHILSALQRDGNIVAKSLSEALGLSEDTIRRDLREMAAEGLLQRVHGGALPLAPAGADFASRQQLASDEKVLIGRAAARLVRPGQVVFIDGGTTAVQMARHLPRTLQATVVTHSPSVAVELAAHTQLEVVLIGGRLFKHSVVAVGAAAMAAIARIHADTYFMGVTGVHAEAGLTTGDLEEAEIKRALMASAAETVVLASSEKLGVASAWVINPVTAATTLLVSPEAPAKALAPLRKAGLTILRSDHGG is encoded by the coding sequence ATGCTCACCAGCCAGCGCAAGCAACACATCCTCTCGGCCCTGCAGCGCGACGGCAACATCGTCGCCAAGTCGCTCAGCGAAGCACTCGGCCTGTCCGAAGACACCATCCGCCGCGACCTGCGCGAGATGGCTGCCGAGGGCCTGTTGCAGCGCGTGCATGGCGGTGCGTTGCCGCTGGCACCGGCCGGTGCCGACTTCGCGAGCCGCCAGCAGCTCGCATCGGACGAGAAGGTGCTCATCGGCCGTGCCGCCGCGCGGCTGGTGCGGCCGGGGCAGGTGGTGTTCATCGATGGCGGCACCACCGCCGTGCAGATGGCGCGCCATCTGCCGCGCACCCTGCAGGCCACCGTGGTCACGCACAGCCCGTCGGTGGCGGTCGAGCTGGCCGCGCACACGCAGCTCGAGGTGGTGCTGATCGGCGGGCGGCTGTTCAAGCATTCGGTGGTGGCGGTGGGCGCTGCGGCCATGGCCGCCATCGCGCGCATCCACGCCGACACCTACTTCATGGGCGTGACCGGCGTGCACGCCGAAGCCGGGCTGACCACGGGCGATCTCGAAGAGGCCGAGATCAAGCGTGCGCTGATGGCCTCGGCGGCCGAGACGGTCGTGCTGGCCTCGTCCGAAAAGCTCGGCGTGGCCTCGGCCTGGGTGATCAACCCGGTGACGGCGGCCACCACCCTGCTGGTCTCACCCGAGGCGCCGGCCAAGGCGCTGGCGCCGCTGCGCAAGGCCGGCCTGACGATCCTGCGCAGCGATCACGGCGGGTGA
- a CDS encoding NUDIX domain-containing protein has protein sequence MTLQDRVRVHEVTLLSDNWFVLKTTRLDWLRNDGQWQPMHRETYDRGNGATLLPYNLAQRTVLLVRQFRYPVFVNGHDDLLIEAAAGLLDNAAPEERIRAEVEEELGYRLGAVTKVFESFMSPGSVTERLHFFVAPYEPSMRIGAGGGLAEEGEDIEVLELPIDEALAMVADGRILDAKTVMLLYHAKLHVFPPG, from the coding sequence ATGACCCTTCAAGACCGCGTCCGGGTGCACGAAGTCACCCTGCTTTCCGACAACTGGTTCGTGCTCAAGACCACCCGGCTGGACTGGCTGCGCAACGACGGCCAGTGGCAGCCCATGCACCGCGAGACCTACGACCGCGGCAACGGCGCCACGCTGCTGCCCTACAACCTCGCGCAGCGCACGGTGCTGCTGGTGCGGCAGTTCCGCTACCCGGTGTTCGTCAACGGGCATGACGACCTGCTGATCGAGGCCGCGGCCGGGCTGCTCGACAACGCGGCGCCTGAGGAGCGCATCCGCGCCGAGGTCGAGGAAGAGCTGGGTTACCGGCTCGGCGCGGTCACGAAGGTCTTCGAGAGCTTCATGAGCCCGGGCTCGGTGACCGAGAGGCTGCACTTCTTCGTCGCGCCCTACGAGCCCTCGATGCGCATCGGCGCGGGCGGCGGGCTGGCGGAAGAGGGCGAGGACATCGAGGTGCTCGAACTGCCCATCGACGAGGCGCTGGCCATGGTGGCCGACGGCCGCATCCTCGACGCCAAGACGGTGATGCTGCTGTACCACGCGAAGCTGCATGTTTTCCCGCCGGGATAA
- the dacB gene encoding D-alanyl-D-alanine carboxypeptidase/D-alanyl-D-alanine-endopeptidase codes for MPFAARLIPSSLFFSLATLVSASAFAQQALPTQVEAALARAKVSRETVTMLVAEADGSRQPRLAWRTQVPVNPASIMKLVTTYAALDMLGAAYNWTTPVYVDGTVSNGVLNGNLYIKGQGDPKLVLERVWLLLRHVQGLGITTVGGDIIIDRSAFENTVEGDPGAFDGEPLRPYNASPDALLVNFKSVNMTFAPDRAGQIARVSYEPPLASVAMPATVALVPGECGDWRTALKTDFSDVNRIRFNGGFPAACGEKSWAVAYGDPRTYSLRAIGGMWAEMGGRVGGQMREGRVPPGLKPAFEFESPPLAEVIRDINKYSNNVMAQQLFLTIGLTQKNRGTFEASRTALGQWWRDRIGTGEAPPVFENGSGLSRDERISAAALGKMLQVAWRSPVMPELMSSLPAMGVDGTLKKRTLRSGGSAHLKTGTLRDASGVAGYVDGTSGRRYVLVAIANGENAVAARAAFDALVDWASQDN; via the coding sequence ATGCCTTTTGCCGCCCGCCTGATTCCCTCCTCCCTTTTCTTCTCGCTCGCCACGCTGGTTTCGGCCAGCGCCTTCGCCCAGCAGGCCCTGCCGACCCAGGTCGAGGCGGCCCTGGCGCGCGCCAAGGTGTCGCGCGAGACGGTGACGATGCTGGTGGCCGAGGCCGACGGCTCGCGCCAGCCGCGCCTGGCCTGGCGCACGCAGGTGCCGGTGAACCCGGCATCGATCATGAAGCTGGTCACCACCTACGCCGCGCTCGACATGCTCGGCGCGGCCTACAACTGGACCACGCCGGTCTACGTCGACGGCACGGTGAGCAACGGCGTGCTCAATGGCAACCTCTACATCAAGGGCCAGGGCGATCCGAAGCTGGTGCTGGAGCGCGTGTGGCTGCTGCTGCGCCATGTGCAGGGGCTGGGCATCACCACCGTGGGCGGCGACATCATCATCGACCGCAGCGCCTTCGAGAACACGGTCGAGGGCGACCCCGGCGCCTTCGACGGCGAGCCGCTGCGGCCCTACAACGCCTCGCCCGATGCGCTGCTGGTCAACTTCAAGTCGGTCAACATGACCTTCGCGCCCGACCGCGCCGGCCAGATCGCGCGCGTGAGCTACGAGCCGCCGCTTGCCAGCGTCGCGATGCCGGCCACCGTGGCGCTCGTGCCCGGCGAATGCGGCGACTGGCGCACCGCGCTGAAGACCGACTTCAGCGACGTCAACCGCATCCGCTTCAACGGCGGCTTTCCGGCCGCCTGCGGCGAGAAGAGCTGGGCCGTGGCCTATGGCGACCCACGCACCTACAGCCTGCGCGCCATCGGCGGCATGTGGGCCGAGATGGGCGGGCGCGTCGGTGGACAGATGCGCGAAGGCCGCGTGCCTCCAGGCCTGAAGCCGGCCTTCGAGTTCGAGTCGCCGCCGCTGGCCGAGGTGATCCGCGACATCAACAAGTACAGCAACAACGTGATGGCGCAGCAGTTGTTCCTCACGATCGGGCTCACGCAGAAGAACCGCGGCACCTTCGAGGCCTCGCGCACCGCGCTGGGCCAGTGGTGGCGCGACCGCATCGGCACCGGCGAGGCACCGCCGGTGTTCGAGAACGGCTCGGGCCTGTCGCGCGACGAGCGCATCAGCGCCGCCGCGCTCGGCAAGATGCTGCAGGTGGCATGGCGCTCGCCGGTGATGCCCGAACTGATGTCCTCGCTGCCGGCCATGGGCGTGGACGGCACGCTCAAGAAGCGCACGCTGCGCTCGGGCGGCTCGGCCCACCTGAAGACCGGCACCCTGCGTGACGCCTCCGGCGTGGCCGGCTATGTGGACGGCACGAGCGGCCGGCGCTACGTGCTGGTGGCGATTGCCAATGGCGAGAACGCGGTGGCGGCGCGCGCCGCCTTCGACGCGCTGGTCGACTGGGCTTCGCAGGACAACTGA